One Paucidesulfovibrio longus DSM 6739 genomic window carries:
- the gcvPA gene encoding aminomethyl-transferring glycine dehydrogenase subunit GcvPA, with product MPYVPHTPDEVREMLAVIGAKSVGELFAEIKDEMRPKSFDLPEGRSEMEVLAHMERLAAKNANPEISFLGAGFYDHHIPAAVDALSSRGEFYTAYTPYQPEASQGTLQAIFEYQTAMSRLMGLECANASVYDGGTALYEALMMAVRQTKRRKVVVSESLNPIYRVMLRSYTTNLDLELVTVPHAEGNTNMDGLLAAMDGETAAVLVQNPNFFGSVNDFSALFSAAHEHKAVCVLLTYPVLQSVLKTPGEMGADVAVAEGQSLGLPLSFGGPYLGVMTCTRKMVRQLPGRVAGRTEDSEGRTGYVLTLQAREQHIRRQKATSNICSNQALCALRAIIHLSLLGEEGLRRTALLSMERAHYAAERLAAIPGVKMLTQGSFGNEFAVLLPVNAYEAVSRLLERNVVAGFPLGRYYEGLENGLLVACTEKTSEEQIGLFAEMLRGVLA from the coding sequence ATGCCTTACGTTCCCCATACCCCGGACGAGGTCCGGGAAATGCTCGCGGTCATCGGCGCGAAAAGCGTCGGAGAGCTTTTCGCCGAGATCAAGGATGAAATGCGGCCGAAAAGCTTCGACCTGCCCGAAGGCCGCAGCGAAATGGAAGTGCTGGCGCACATGGAACGGCTGGCCGCCAAGAACGCCAACCCGGAAATCAGCTTCCTGGGCGCGGGCTTCTACGACCACCACATCCCCGCCGCCGTGGACGCGCTCTCCTCGCGCGGGGAGTTCTACACCGCCTACACCCCCTACCAGCCCGAAGCCAGCCAGGGCACGCTCCAGGCCATCTTCGAATACCAGACCGCCATGTCGCGGCTGATGGGCCTGGAATGCGCCAACGCCAGCGTCTACGACGGCGGCACCGCCCTCTACGAGGCCCTGATGATGGCCGTGCGCCAGACCAAGCGGCGCAAGGTGGTGGTCAGCGAGTCCCTGAACCCGATCTACCGGGTCATGCTCCGCTCCTACACCACCAACCTGGACCTGGAGCTGGTCACCGTGCCCCACGCCGAGGGCAATACGAACATGGACGGGCTGCTGGCGGCCATGGACGGCGAAACCGCCGCCGTGCTGGTCCAGAACCCGAACTTCTTCGGCAGCGTCAACGATTTCAGCGCGCTCTTCTCCGCCGCGCACGAGCACAAGGCCGTCTGCGTGCTGCTGACCTATCCCGTGCTCCAGTCCGTGCTCAAGACGCCCGGCGAGATGGGCGCGGACGTGGCCGTTGCCGAGGGCCAGTCCCTGGGCCTGCCGCTCTCCTTCGGCGGCCCCTACCTCGGCGTGATGACCTGCACCCGCAAGATGGTCCGCCAGCTTCCGGGCCGCGTGGCCGGACGCACCGAGGACTCCGAGGGCCGCACGGGCTACGTGCTCACCCTTCAGGCCCGCGAGCAGCACATCCGCCGCCAGAAGGCCACCTCGAACATCTGCTCGAACCAGGCGCTCTGCGCCCTGCGGGCCATCATCCACCTCAGCCTGCTCGGCGAGGAAGGCCTCAGACGCACCGCGCTGCTCTCCATGGAACGCGCCCACTACGCCGCCGAACGCCTCGCAGCCATTCCCGGCGTGAAAATGCTGACCCAGGGCTCCTTCGGAAACGAATTCGCCGTGCTTCTGCCCGTGAACGCCTACGAGGCGGTTTCCAGGCTTCTGGAACGCAACGTGGTCGCGGGGTTCCCGCTGGGCCGCTACTACGAGGGCCTGGAAAACGGGCTGCTGGTGGCCTGCACCGAAAAAACCAGCGAGGAACAGATCGGACTGTTCGCTGAAATGCTCCGGGGGGTGCTGGCATGA
- the gcvH gene encoding glycine cleavage system protein GcvH has translation MIPNDRLYAKSHEWVKVEGDTATFGITDFAQQQLGDLTYVELPSVGDTFAAGDEFGSVESVKAASELYAPVGGEVVEINESLEDAPEKVNADPYGEGWLVKVKTSGAPEGLLDAAGYQAAIESEGH, from the coding sequence ATGATCCCCAATGATAGGCTCTACGCCAAGTCCCACGAATGGGTGAAGGTCGAAGGCGACACCGCCACCTTCGGCATCACCGACTTCGCCCAGCAGCAGCTCGGCGACCTGACCTACGTCGAACTGCCCTCCGTGGGCGACACCTTCGCGGCGGGCGACGAGTTCGGCTCGGTCGAGTCCGTCAAGGCGGCCAGCGAGCTTTACGCCCCGGTGGGCGGCGAGGTCGTCGAGATCAACGAATCCCTGGAAGACGCGCCCGAGAAGGTCAATGCCGACCCCTACGGCGAAGGCTGGCTGGTCAAGGTCAAGACCTCCGGCGCTCCCGAAGGGCTGCTGGACGCGGCGGGCTATCAGGCCGCTATCGAGTCCGAAGGCCACTAG
- a CDS encoding VWA domain-containing protein, which produces MVIEGKKILPLRVLCRPFSTVYKSPDEASGTARENVAAFTSFYVYTRPSAEEREMENGWYEVGTDNRGSTIGWMKSSDVFEWKQTMCLAYTHPQDRKPVLMFEGRAPLDALLGKPQAERVSEAEKLYQTIAAGAPPADFPVVSVEPQKYIDMSDQFYLLPILSFGTVELDGREGRVVQLAAVTKSGPGAREKSDIRSNPGYLQEATSSSTQVSPEDLKDLKIDIVWVMDTTVSMRPYIQKTMQVVRDVSEQITLDTNVAKGMKFGIWGYRDPADMIPGIGYTTNNYTPKLQGVGDFMQTLAGVDVTQVDSEDYAEDVFSGMADAIQNTQWTPGAIRFLILVGDAPGHELGHKFNASGQDELTIRNFANDQSAYIFAVHVKNPKAKQQYHDAAERQFKELSRNKGTSGQAAYWSVFSDDMDGFTSISMDVATRITNLMSGAMKGSVPTAAAAGGEMAGLNSSPAASPAPAASASAASAAAPGSQVMDEVVRAALVEWIGSKTGAQAPRDIVAWAVDKDLLNPAMQSMEVRLLVTKNQLDSLKTVLDEIMAAGLRGQISSEKFFDALQATSAAAARDPEKIKNASRLADTGLVPEFLDGLPYKSQLMDMSNELWDAMGVDGQDSFLDQLDARVKTYQEIHDSPALWVELNKGDDPDEFVYPISLELLP; this is translated from the coding sequence GTGGTCATCGAGGGCAAGAAGATCCTTCCCCTCCGGGTGCTGTGTCGTCCGTTTTCCACGGTCTACAAGAGCCCGGACGAGGCCTCCGGCACCGCGCGGGAAAACGTGGCCGCCTTCACGTCCTTTTACGTCTACACCCGGCCCTCGGCAGAGGAACGGGAGATGGAAAACGGCTGGTACGAGGTCGGCACGGACAATCGCGGATCGACCATCGGCTGGATGAAGTCGTCCGACGTGTTCGAGTGGAAGCAGACCATGTGTCTGGCCTATACCCACCCGCAGGACCGCAAGCCCGTGCTGATGTTCGAAGGGCGGGCCCCGCTGGACGCGCTGCTGGGAAAACCCCAGGCCGAGCGCGTGTCCGAGGCGGAAAAGCTGTACCAGACCATCGCGGCGGGCGCTCCGCCGGCGGATTTCCCCGTGGTTTCCGTGGAGCCGCAGAAATACATCGACATGTCGGACCAGTTCTACCTCTTGCCGATCCTCAGCTTCGGCACGGTGGAGCTTGACGGCCGCGAAGGCCGCGTCGTGCAGCTCGCCGCCGTGACCAAGTCCGGTCCGGGCGCGCGCGAGAAGTCCGACATCCGCTCCAATCCGGGATATCTCCAGGAGGCAACCTCCTCCTCGACGCAGGTCAGCCCCGAAGACCTCAAGGATCTCAAGATCGACATCGTCTGGGTCATGGACACCACGGTTTCCATGCGGCCCTATATCCAGAAGACCATGCAGGTGGTGCGCGACGTTTCCGAACAGATCACCCTGGACACCAACGTGGCCAAGGGCATGAAGTTCGGCATCTGGGGATACCGCGACCCGGCGGACATGATTCCCGGCATCGGCTACACCACGAACAACTATACCCCGAAGCTTCAGGGCGTGGGCGATTTCATGCAGACCCTGGCCGGGGTGGACGTGACCCAGGTGGACTCCGAGGATTACGCCGAGGACGTCTTCTCCGGCATGGCCGACGCCATCCAGAACACGCAGTGGACGCCCGGCGCGATCCGCTTTCTCATCCTCGTGGGCGATGCTCCCGGACACGAGCTGGGGCACAAGTTCAACGCCTCCGGCCAGGACGAGCTGACCATCCGCAACTTCGCCAACGACCAGTCCGCATACATCTTCGCCGTGCACGTCAAGAACCCCAAGGCCAAGCAGCAGTACCACGACGCAGCCGAACGGCAGTTCAAGGAACTCTCCCGCAACAAGGGCACCAGCGGGCAGGCCGCCTACTGGAGCGTCTTCTCCGACGACATGGATGGCTTCACCAGCATTTCCATGGACGTGGCCACCAGGATCACGAATCTGATGAGCGGAGCCATGAAGGGCAGCGTTCCGACCGCGGCCGCAGCCGGAGGCGAGATGGCCGGACTGAACTCCTCGCCCGCGGCGTCTCCGGCTCCCGCCGCCTCGGCCTCGGCAGCTTCGGCAGCCGCGCCGGGCAGCCAGGTCATGGACGAGGTCGTGCGCGCGGCCCTGGTGGAGTGGATCGGCTCCAAGACGGGCGCGCAGGCCCCGCGCGACATCGTGGCCTGGGCCGTGGACAAGGATTTGCTCAATCCGGCCATGCAGTCCATGGAAGTGCGTCTGCTGGTCACGAAGAACCAGCTCGACTCGCTCAAGACCGTGCTCGACGAGATCATGGCGGCGGGCCTGCGCGGGCAGATCAGCTCCGAGAAGTTCTTCGACGCGTTGCAGGCCACTTCCGCCGCGGCCGCGCGCGATCCCGAAAAGATCAAGAACGCTTCGCGCCTCGCGGATACCGGGCTCGTGCCGGAATTCTTGGACGGCCTGCCCTACAAGAGCCAGCTCATGGACATGAGCAACGAGCTTTGGGACGCCATGGGCGTGGACGGCCAGGATTCCTTCCTGGACCAGCTCGACGCGCGCGTGAAGACCTATCAGGAAATCCACGACAGCCCGGCCCTCTGGGTCGAATTGAACAAGGGCGACGACCCGGACGAATTCGTCTACCCCATCAGCCTGGAACTGCTTCCGTAG
- a CDS encoding ABC transporter ATP-binding protein gives MNSLGEALSGDESVVYRLRGVRKLREKGGVSFELEIPEFTVRRGEFIAVVGPSGCGKSTLLDMLGLVLKPSEAREFSFRCGGQGELAGLAGLSERRLAEVRRSCIGYVLQSGGLLPFLSVRENILLPCRLNGQRGAGDVAALAARLGIADQLGKKPQHLSGGQRQRVAIARALAHRPPFVLADEPTAAVDKLTAEEIQKQFKEISRQLGVTLVLVTHDLGLARSGADRLFSFRIRREGAERTVSTLVEKGLGKHAEAGGAA, from the coding sequence ATGAATTCCCTCGGCGAAGCTTTGTCCGGCGACGAATCCGTCGTCTACCGTCTGCGCGGCGTGCGCAAGCTGCGCGAGAAGGGCGGCGTGAGCTTCGAGCTTGAAATTCCGGAGTTCACGGTTCGGCGCGGCGAGTTCATCGCCGTGGTCGGGCCTTCGGGCTGCGGCAAGTCCACGCTGCTCGACATGCTCGGCCTCGTGCTCAAGCCGAGCGAGGCTCGCGAGTTTTCCTTCCGCTGCGGCGGGCAGGGCGAGCTGGCCGGGCTGGCCGGGCTGAGCGAACGGCGTCTGGCCGAAGTGCGCCGCAGCTGCATCGGCTATGTGCTCCAGAGCGGCGGACTCCTGCCGTTTCTGAGCGTGCGCGAGAACATCCTCCTGCCCTGTCGGCTCAACGGACAGCGCGGCGCGGGGGACGTGGCCGCCCTGGCCGCCCGGCTGGGCATTGCGGACCAGCTCGGCAAAAAACCCCAGCATCTTTCCGGCGGGCAGCGGCAGCGGGTGGCCATTGCCCGCGCACTAGCCCACAGACCTCCCTTCGTGCTCGCGGACGAGCCCACGGCGGCCGTGGACAAGCTCACCGCCGAGGAGATCCAGAAGCAGTTCAAGGAGATTTCCCGCCAGCTCGGCGTGACCCTGGTGCTCGTGACCCACGACCTGGGACTGGCCCGTTCCGGCGCGGACCGCCTTTTCAGCTTTCGCATCCGCCGCGAAGGCGCGGAGCGCACCGTGTCCACCCTGGTGGAAAAGGGCCTCGGCAAACACGCGGAAGCCGGAGGGGCGGCATGA
- a CDS encoding ABC transporter permease encodes MELDGYLTLIFLLIAGVALVGGAASLTASLYASVERKRRDLSVLRLLGLSGPALFRFPVYQGALIAAAGFAVAFGFFETMAVVINTLFHEHLQAEESLCRLEPWHLGAALAGTVLIAVAAGSVAAWRVTRIEPAEALRDE; translated from the coding sequence ATGGAGCTGGACGGCTACCTGACCCTGATTTTTCTGCTCATAGCCGGGGTGGCCCTGGTGGGCGGGGCGGCCTCGCTGACGGCCAGCCTCTACGCTTCGGTGGAGCGCAAGCGCCGCGACCTTTCCGTGCTCAGGCTGCTCGGCCTATCCGGCCCGGCCCTGTTCCGGTTCCCCGTGTACCAGGGCGCGCTCATCGCCGCCGCCGGATTCGCAGTGGCCTTCGGTTTCTTCGAAACGATGGCCGTCGTGATCAACACGCTTTTCCACGAACATCTCCAAGCCGAGGAGAGCCTCTGCCGCCTCGAACCGTGGCACCTGGGCGCGGCCCTGGCCGGAACGGTGCTCATCGCCGTTGCCGCCGGGAGCGTCGCGGCCTGGCGCGTCACGCGGATCGAGCCTGCCGAAGCCCTTCGGGACGAGTGA
- a CDS encoding formylglycine-generating enzyme family protein, with amino-acid sequence MLPRSECRVCALSAPDPVRVCMLATLAAALLLLWAMPCRAHNPAPLQDDLKLPMPGGEEMVFRPVFLGQGDGPFALRKFKMGDPGGGFREYPTSVALGGSFVAQDKGKRDWCYYLGKYEVTEGQYYALMGLPQGGDAALLKSKLPMTGVTYFDALAFADRYNRWLLENAQAALPANGESPGFVRLPTEAEWEFAARGGARVTPDQFDRKLPYDGVLPEYEWFSGPTSSHNKLKESGMLKANILGLHDMLGNVAEMTQSLYRVEYYQGRPGGFVARGGHFLTSENMLRSSLRTEEPFYIGSRAKGFKPNAKATMGFRLTLSSVIYTDRAALKDMEFAWDAYRGGKGADMPAAVSVSPTSFQADVKTQEAFEHLERLKAELAKLGGGESVARELGFIEASLNDMKLIRRQADEDSAYAWAKIAAEQGFFLYRELQKLPKVLAVLESAQTSGRTAMIESLTQRRDEVQGNIDAALASYSDSFRQLAATPDWAVDKAFERYTAFLLERGAADQVRVLKTVRAHYADFGQTKRADTSGWRKQLETLSVR; translated from the coding sequence ATGCTTCCACGATCCGAATGCCGCGTCTGCGCCCTTTCCGCCCCGGACCCTGTCCGCGTCTGCATGCTGGCGACCCTGGCCGCCGCGCTTCTGCTGCTCTGGGCCATGCCCTGCCGGGCGCACAACCCCGCGCCCCTTCAGGACGATCTCAAGCTGCCCATGCCCGGCGGGGAGGAAATGGTCTTTCGCCCCGTGTTCCTGGGCCAGGGGGACGGCCCCTTCGCCCTGCGCAAGTTCAAGATGGGCGACCCGGGCGGAGGCTTTCGCGAATACCCCACCAGCGTGGCCCTGGGCGGCTCCTTCGTGGCGCAGGACAAGGGCAAGCGGGACTGGTGCTATTATCTCGGCAAGTATGAAGTCACCGAAGGGCAGTATTATGCGCTAATGGGGCTGCCCCAGGGGGGGGATGCGGCCCTGCTGAAGTCGAAGCTGCCCATGACCGGCGTGACCTACTTCGACGCGTTGGCCTTTGCGGACCGCTACAATCGCTGGCTGCTGGAAAACGCGCAGGCCGCGCTTCCGGCCAACGGCGAATCTCCCGGTTTCGTGCGGCTGCCCACGGAAGCCGAGTGGGAATTCGCGGCGCGCGGCGGCGCCAGGGTCACTCCGGACCAGTTCGACCGCAAGTTGCCCTACGACGGAGTGCTGCCGGAGTACGAGTGGTTTTCCGGACCGACTTCCTCGCACAACAAGCTCAAGGAATCCGGCATGCTCAAGGCCAACATCCTCGGCCTGCACGACATGCTGGGCAACGTCGCGGAAATGACCCAATCACTGTACCGCGTCGAATACTATCAGGGGCGGCCCGGCGGTTTCGTTGCGCGCGGCGGGCATTTCCTCACTTCCGAAAACATGCTGCGCTCTTCCCTGCGCACCGAGGAACCGTTCTACATCGGCAGCCGGGCCAAGGGATTCAAGCCCAACGCCAAGGCGACCATGGGCTTTCGGCTGACGCTGTCCTCCGTGATCTATACGGACAGGGCCGCGCTCAAGGACATGGAATTCGCCTGGGACGCCTATCGCGGCGGCAAGGGCGCGGACATGCCCGCGGCGGTTTCCGTGAGTCCGACCAGCTTCCAGGCGGACGTCAAGACCCAGGAGGCGTTCGAGCATCTGGAGCGGCTCAAGGCCGAACTGGCGAAGCTCGGCGGCGGCGAGTCCGTCGCGCGGGAGCTGGGCTTTATCGAGGCTTCCCTGAACGACATGAAGCTGATCCGGCGGCAGGCGGACGAGGATTCCGCTTATGCCTGGGCCAAGATTGCGGCGGAGCAGGGCTTCTTCCTCTACCGCGAGCTGCAGAAGCTGCCCAAGGTGCTCGCCGTGCTGGAGAGCGCGCAGACCTCCGGCCGCACGGCCATGATCGAGAGCCTGACGCAGCGGCGGGACGAGGTTCAGGGCAATATCGACGCGGCCCTGGCTTCCTATTCCGATTCGTTCCGGCAGTTGGCCGCCACGCCCGACTGGGCCGTGGACAAGGCCTTCGAGCGCTACACCGCCTTCCTGTTGGAGCGGGGCGCTGCGGACCAGGTCCGGGTGCTCAAGACCGTGCGGGCGCATTATGCGGATTTCGGGCAGACAAAGCGAGCGGATACGTCGGGTTGGCGCAAGCAGCTCGAAACCCTTTCCGTTCGATAA